A part of Terriglobales bacterium genomic DNA contains:
- the lptD gene encoding LPS assembly protein LptD has translation MRDTKERGSAQRQRSPQIGQDIANWKNAESSVSHRAEPGTQFPIVRRTWYLALFGTHYALMTVRNRIFITAMLLCHLLVWPCLVTSQLRPAQPLPSEEVTIEADQQEKIGEIYNLRGHVHITFREFEIRADEITYNSTTGDITASGNLDFNGGPNDLHIKGTRATYNAQKETGKFYDVVGTTGARVRGRHVLLTSSNPFAFSGKVVEKAGRNRIIVHGGTVTSCTLENPKWTFNAEKIDVVIGENAKLYHSTFRLAKIPIFYFPFASLPVERLGRQSGFLIPSIGQSSRKGFILGESFYWAINRSMDATVGAEYWSRRGWAQHGEFRARPTELSNVNVRYFGVLDRGFGDSRQNQGGQDIVMTSEAALKFGFRGVADLNYLSSYVFRQAFSETFTEAVNSEVKSTAFVSKAYKGYYFNALGSRYQNFQSTNRGDLITILRIPSIDLASVDQKLGRSPVYISYDVALQGVSRREPTFVTNNIVGRMDLFPRGAIPFHIGGWNFRPELALRNTFYTQRKLPDSGVGTPADEAINRRAFETSLEIRPPVLSRVFDRQILDHKIKHTIEPEFVYRYVNGVDNFSRIIRFDARDILSDTNEIGFGVTNRIFAKSNRVKVECAPLSETSRFEQRGWTGTEEEPKDCGAGVREVFTWELFQEYFFDTKFGNALVPGQRNAFTTTAELTGIAFLTEPRRFSPLVSRMRIRTARNTDIEWQFDYDSPKGRINASTALVNHRIGDFFVAGSHAYLRAPGEVNVSTPTSAPIEFNQFRWMVGYGSPNKRGISAAANIGFDVTSKFLQYSAVQTTYNWDCCGFSVEYRRLALGSVRNENQFRFALSLANLGTFGTLRRQERLF, from the coding sequence GTGCGAGACACGAAGGAACGTGGCTCGGCACAGCGGCAGCGCTCGCCACAAATCGGGCAGGACATCGCAAATTGGAAGAACGCCGAGAGCAGCGTCAGTCATCGGGCTGAACCTGGGACGCAATTTCCCATCGTGCGCCGGACGTGGTACCTTGCCCTTTTTGGCACACATTACGCGCTGATGACTGTCCGCAACAGAATCTTTATCACGGCCATGCTGCTTTGTCATTTGCTTGTCTGGCCTTGCCTAGTAACCAGCCAGTTGCGTCCCGCGCAACCGCTTCCAAGTGAAGAGGTTACGATCGAAGCCGACCAGCAGGAGAAGATCGGCGAAATCTACAATCTGCGCGGCCATGTGCACATTACTTTTCGTGAATTCGAGATTCGCGCCGACGAGATCACCTACAACTCCACCACGGGCGACATCACGGCTTCCGGCAATCTCGACTTCAATGGCGGCCCTAACGACCTGCACATCAAGGGAACTCGCGCCACCTACAACGCCCAAAAAGAGACCGGCAAGTTCTACGACGTGGTGGGCACGACCGGAGCACGCGTACGCGGACGCCACGTCCTGCTGACGTCGTCCAATCCATTTGCGTTCTCGGGGAAAGTGGTGGAGAAGGCCGGGCGCAACCGCATCATTGTGCATGGCGGAACAGTGACCTCCTGCACGCTCGAGAATCCCAAGTGGACCTTCAACGCCGAAAAGATCGACGTGGTCATCGGCGAGAACGCGAAGCTTTATCATTCAACCTTTCGGCTCGCCAAAATACCGATCTTTTACTTCCCATTCGCCAGCCTTCCCGTGGAGAGACTGGGGCGTCAGTCGGGATTCCTGATTCCCTCGATTGGACAGTCGTCGCGCAAGGGGTTCATCCTCGGCGAGTCGTTTTACTGGGCCATCAACCGCAGCATGGATGCGACGGTGGGAGCAGAGTACTGGTCGCGTCGCGGATGGGCGCAGCACGGCGAGTTCCGGGCTCGTCCGACGGAGCTCTCCAACGTCAACGTGCGCTATTTCGGGGTGCTGGACCGCGGGTTTGGGGACAGCAGGCAAAACCAGGGTGGACAGGACATCGTGATGACCTCGGAGGCGGCCCTCAAGTTTGGTTTCCGCGGCGTTGCGGACCTGAACTACCTGAGTTCGTACGTCTTCCGGCAGGCCTTTTCAGAGACGTTTACCGAAGCCGTGAACTCGGAAGTGAAGTCGACGGCTTTCGTGAGCAAGGCCTACAAGGGCTACTACTTCAACGCACTCGGATCGCGTTACCAGAATTTCCAGAGCACGAACCGTGGCGATTTGATCACGATCCTGCGGATCCCCAGTATCGACCTGGCGTCGGTGGACCAGAAGCTTGGCCGGTCGCCGGTGTACATCTCGTACGACGTTGCCCTTCAGGGCGTGTCGCGACGCGAGCCAACATTTGTGACCAACAACATCGTGGGCCGAATGGATCTCTTTCCGCGCGGTGCGATCCCATTTCATATCGGCGGGTGGAACTTCCGGCCTGAGCTCGCGCTTCGCAATACTTTCTACACCCAACGAAAGCTGCCCGACAGCGGAGTGGGTACTCCGGCCGATGAAGCGATCAATCGGCGCGCATTCGAGACGTCGCTGGAGATACGGCCGCCGGTTCTGTCGCGCGTGTTCGACAGGCAGATTCTCGATCACAAGATCAAGCACACCATCGAGCCGGAATTCGTGTACCGGTACGTGAACGGCGTGGATAACTTCAGCCGCATCATCCGCTTCGATGCGCGCGACATTTTGTCCGACACGAACGAGATCGGCTTCGGCGTGACGAATCGAATTTTCGCAAAGAGCAACCGCGTGAAGGTGGAGTGCGCGCCGTTGTCCGAAACGAGCCGCTTCGAACAGCGTGGCTGGACGGGCACCGAGGAAGAGCCGAAGGATTGCGGAGCAGGCGTGCGAGAGGTCTTCACCTGGGAGCTGTTCCAGGAATATTTCTTCGACACGAAATTCGGAAATGCGCTGGTTCCCGGGCAGCGAAACGCGTTTACCACCACCGCGGAACTTACCGGAATCGCTTTCCTCACGGAACCTCGGCGCTTCTCGCCACTGGTTTCGCGCATGCGAATTCGCACTGCTCGTAATACCGATATTGAGTGGCAGTTCGATTACGATTCGCCGAAAGGACGAATCAACGCCAGCACCGCGCTGGTGAACCATCGGATCGGCGACTTCTTTGTTGCGGGAAGCCACGCGTACCTGCGCGCTCCCGGTGAAGTCAACGTTTCCACCCCGACTTCGGCGCCCATCGAGTTCAATCAGTTCCG
- a CDS encoding RDD family protein — MSRTTTLDDFEPYEDTEDQFASSVAGHHETEDDDAEQEIVASTLESARARYRYIPVENLPNDLPSSTSSAENEAWKNEVASCLQSYKAKRRKSLGDESLSFNFESTAGNHVFLRPEHEPEPEPEPTPAPVYQEPEPPAPFYAHNVATAPAYEPPTEPMEESTPYAQGNFFEPEMPAPKQAPETAKLIVFPRPPAMREVSRDELAEPVFDRPRILDAPEAVETVAVPLADITLRPEAPDDPCVPYIEPLLELPYRVAPTVQRVSAEAVDTLLVLVASGLFAIILGQMNAQVLMQDKKTMLGLLVVIPAAFWAIYKYVFFVFAGATPGMQMTRMHLVAFDGNFPSKNARRNRALSMLVSIFPFGLGLLWSFVDQERLCWHDRISRTYMTSH; from the coding sequence GTGTCTCGCACCACCACCCTCGACGACTTTGAACCGTACGAAGACACGGAAGATCAGTTTGCCTCCAGTGTCGCCGGCCATCATGAAACCGAGGACGACGACGCAGAACAGGAAATTGTGGCCAGCACCCTCGAATCAGCGCGCGCGCGATATCGTTACATCCCGGTAGAGAACTTGCCTAACGACCTCCCTTCCTCGACCTCATCTGCTGAGAACGAAGCCTGGAAAAACGAAGTCGCTTCCTGCCTGCAAAGCTACAAGGCGAAGCGACGCAAGAGCTTGGGCGATGAAAGCCTGAGCTTCAACTTCGAATCCACCGCCGGCAATCACGTTTTTCTCAGGCCGGAGCACGAACCAGAGCCGGAGCCCGAACCAACTCCCGCCCCCGTTTATCAGGAACCCGAACCACCGGCGCCGTTTTACGCACACAACGTGGCCACTGCGCCAGCCTACGAGCCCCCGACCGAACCCATGGAAGAATCGACACCGTACGCGCAGGGAAACTTCTTCGAGCCGGAAATGCCGGCGCCGAAACAGGCTCCAGAAACCGCCAAGCTCATCGTTTTCCCTCGTCCCCCTGCCATGCGGGAAGTGTCACGGGACGAGTTGGCCGAGCCAGTTTTTGACAGACCCCGCATCCTCGATGCTCCGGAAGCCGTCGAGACCGTTGCTGTTCCTCTTGCGGATATCACGCTGCGGCCTGAGGCTCCGGATGACCCGTGTGTTCCCTATATCGAACCGCTGCTGGAACTGCCGTATAGGGTTGCGCCAACGGTTCAGCGTGTCTCAGCCGAGGCCGTGGACACATTACTCGTGCTCGTGGCCAGCGGCCTGTTCGCCATCATCCTTGGGCAGATGAACGCCCAGGTCCTGATGCAGGACAAGAAAACCATGCTGGGCCTGCTGGTCGTGATTCCGGCGGCATTCTGGGCAATCTACAAGTACGTCTTCTTTGTGTTTGCGGGCGCTACTCCCGGTATGCAGATGACCCGCATGCACCTGGTCGCCTTCGACGGCAATTTCCCCAGCAAGAATGCACGGCGAAACCGTGCGCTCTCCATGCTCGTTTCCATCTTCCCCTTCGGATTGGGGTTGCTTTGGTCCTTTGTGGACCAGGAGAGACTCTGCTGGCACGACCGAATCTCCCGCACCTACATGACTTCGCACTGA
- a CDS encoding DUF3309 family protein, translated as MLLILLIVLILVIAAAPAWPYSRGWGYYPSGGLGLILIILLILLLMRGV; from the coding sequence GTGTTGCTGATTCTTCTGATCGTGCTGATTCTGGTGATTGCCGCCGCGCCCGCGTGGCCCTATAGCCGCGGATGGGGCTACTATCCGAGTGGCGGGCTCGGATTGATCCTCATCATTCTGCTGATTCTGCTGCTCATGCGGGGCGTCTAG
- a CDS encoding ABC transporter permease, translating to MWLQIIVREALRALLRNKMRSTLTVLGITIGIGAVICVVAIGQAGSEQVQKQLDNLGDNFVWIEAGSRAPNGIRTGSHGTKTLTAEDARAIQKQIRLIKAVSPQVDATTQIVYGNRNWATRYRGVSPEYFQIKRWEVAQGVPFTQSDVDHAATVCVLGNTINEQLFPGENPIGKTVRLGNMPCRVVGVLLAKGQSGGGQDQDDTLLLPYTTAQKRLKGISWVDDIMCSAVSQEAINPAIDQITGLLRERHRIHPGEDDDFNVRRPDEVIQTRLQASETFSLLLVAIASVALLVGGIGIMNVMLVSVTERTREIGVRMSVGATETDVQLQFLGEAVMLSLFGGLIGVLAGVVGSFVIGNTLEWPMSISPQAVAVAALFATFVGVFFGFYPALKASRLDPITALRFE from the coding sequence ATGTGGTTGCAGATCATTGTCCGCGAAGCTCTTCGCGCACTCCTCCGTAACAAGATGCGCAGCACCCTAACTGTGCTTGGAATCACCATAGGGATCGGCGCGGTCATTTGCGTGGTGGCCATCGGCCAGGCCGGATCCGAGCAGGTGCAAAAGCAACTCGACAATCTCGGAGACAACTTCGTATGGATCGAAGCAGGTTCTCGCGCACCGAATGGCATCCGGACGGGAAGTCACGGCACCAAGACTCTCACTGCCGAAGACGCACGGGCGATCCAGAAGCAGATTCGGTTGATAAAGGCCGTCTCTCCCCAGGTGGACGCTACCACCCAGATCGTTTACGGAAACCGCAACTGGGCCACCCGCTATCGCGGCGTATCGCCCGAGTACTTCCAGATCAAACGCTGGGAAGTCGCGCAGGGAGTCCCATTCACACAAAGCGACGTGGACCATGCTGCGACCGTTTGCGTGCTCGGAAACACCATCAACGAACAGCTCTTTCCGGGTGAGAACCCGATCGGCAAGACTGTTCGACTCGGCAACATGCCTTGCCGCGTTGTGGGCGTTTTGCTCGCGAAAGGACAGTCGGGAGGCGGGCAAGACCAGGACGACACCCTCCTCCTGCCCTATACCACGGCGCAAAAACGGCTGAAGGGCATCTCGTGGGTCGACGACATCATGTGCTCGGCCGTCTCGCAGGAAGCGATTAATCCGGCAATCGACCAAATCACAGGGCTTCTACGCGAGCGGCACCGAATCCACCCCGGCGAGGATGACGACTTCAACGTTCGCAGGCCGGACGAAGTGATCCAAACCCGGTTGCAGGCAAGTGAGACATTCTCGCTCCTGCTGGTGGCGATTGCGTCGGTGGCGCTGCTGGTGGGCGGCATCGGCATCATGAACGTGATGCTCGTATCGGTTACCGAGCGCACCCGGGAGATTGGGGTGCGAATGTCGGTGGGAGCGACAGAAACCGACGTGCAGCTTCAGTTCCTGGGTGAGGCGGTGATGCTCAGCCTCTTTGGCGGCCTGATCGGCGTTCTTGCCGGCGTGGTTGGTTCCTTCGTGATTGGAAACACCCTGGAATGGCCGATGTCGATTTCGCCGCAGGCGGTCGCAGTCGCCGCTCTGTTCGCGACGTTCGTCGGGGTATTCTTCGGGTTCTATCCGGCGCTGAAGGCGTCGCGACTCGATCCAATCACGGCGCTCCGCTTCGAGTAA
- the acnA gene encoding aconitate hydratase AcnA: MNNSFGSRSTLRVGSKEYEIFRLDALDKAGHKTTQLPYTHRILLENLLRNEDGRNVKRDDILALANWDPKAVPDKEIQFSPSRVLMQDFTGVPAVVDLAAMRDAVRALGGNPSLINPIQPAELVIDHSVQVDEFGSSKAFDLNAELEFLRNKERYAFLRWGQTAFQNFAIVPPDTGIVHQVNLEYLARVVFVNPKGQAYPDTLVGTDSHTTMINGLGVLGWGVGGIEAEAAMLNQPVSMLIPQVVGVRLSGKLREGSTATDLVLTVTEMLRKEGVVGKFVEFFGPSLHTLPLADRATIANMSPEYGATCGIFPVDNETLAYLRMSGRSDEQIALVEAYCREQGMFHGPNQPEASYSKVLELDLATVEPSVAGPKRPQDRVSLSKVGSSFKQALPTLKKGAGKAASGNGNVKDGSVVIAAITSCTNTSNPGVMLAAGLLAKKAVEKGLETPAWVKTSLAPGSKVVTEYYRQSGLLPYLEKLKFHVVGYGCTTCIGNSGPLPAEISEAVGEHDLVVASVLSGNRNFEGRINSDVRANYLMSPPLVVAFALAGRIDFDPVNEPLGKGKDGKPVYLRDIWPTQKEVDDTINGAVQASQYKKTYSEVFEGDHRWRGLDVPKGQTFAWDDKSTYIKRAPYFDGMKMEIGKVSDITNARVLAKLGHSITTDHISPAGSIKPDSPAGKYLIAHGVQPKDFNSYGSRRGNHEVMVRGTFANTRIRNKMVPNLEGGYTRHLPSGEEMTIFDAAMRYIEQGVPTIILAGKEYGSGSSRDWAAKGPSLQGVKAVIAESFERIHRSNLVGMGIVPLQFAEGEDADSLGLTGEETFDIVGLPALLDNYRAASKVTVRAKSKDGSAKEFKATLRIDTPQEVLYYKHGGILQYVLRQLLQGKTSSATS, encoded by the coding sequence ATGAACAATTCATTTGGCAGCCGCTCTACCCTCCGCGTTGGCAGCAAGGAATACGAAATCTTCCGGCTCGATGCTCTCGACAAAGCCGGACACAAGACTACCCAGCTTCCCTATACGCACCGCATCCTGCTTGAGAACCTGCTTCGCAACGAAGACGGACGCAACGTAAAGCGCGACGACATTCTTGCGCTCGCAAATTGGGATCCCAAAGCGGTTCCCGACAAGGAAATTCAGTTCTCCCCGTCGCGGGTGCTGATGCAGGATTTCACCGGCGTTCCCGCAGTCGTTGACCTCGCCGCGATGCGTGACGCTGTCCGCGCTCTGGGCGGCAATCCTTCTCTGATTAATCCGATTCAGCCTGCTGAACTGGTCATCGACCACTCCGTGCAAGTCGATGAGTTCGGATCCTCGAAGGCTTTCGACCTAAACGCTGAGCTTGAATTCCTTCGCAACAAGGAACGCTATGCCTTCCTGCGCTGGGGCCAGACGGCGTTCCAGAACTTCGCCATCGTGCCACCGGATACCGGTATCGTTCACCAGGTGAATCTCGAATACCTGGCGCGGGTGGTCTTCGTGAACCCGAAGGGTCAGGCCTATCCCGACACGCTCGTCGGCACCGACTCGCATACCACCATGATCAATGGACTCGGCGTACTCGGGTGGGGCGTCGGCGGTATTGAAGCCGAGGCCGCCATGCTCAATCAGCCAGTCAGTATGCTGATTCCGCAGGTTGTCGGTGTTCGCTTGAGCGGAAAGCTGCGTGAAGGCTCCACCGCCACGGACCTCGTCCTCACTGTCACGGAAATGCTTCGCAAGGAAGGTGTCGTCGGGAAATTCGTCGAGTTCTTCGGACCTTCTCTCCACACACTGCCGCTGGCCGACCGTGCCACCATCGCCAATATGTCACCAGAATACGGCGCCACTTGCGGCATCTTCCCCGTCGACAACGAAACACTCGCATACCTCCGCATGAGCGGACGCAGCGACGAACAGATTGCACTCGTCGAAGCATATTGCCGCGAGCAGGGAATGTTCCACGGCCCGAATCAGCCTGAAGCTTCGTACTCGAAGGTGCTTGAACTCGACCTCGCAACGGTCGAGCCCAGCGTTGCTGGACCGAAGCGTCCGCAGGACCGCGTTTCTCTCTCCAAGGTGGGAAGCTCATTCAAGCAAGCTCTGCCAACTTTGAAGAAGGGCGCCGGAAAGGCTGCCTCTGGAAACGGGAACGTGAAGGACGGCTCGGTTGTGATAGCCGCGATCACGAGCTGCACCAACACCTCGAATCCGGGCGTGATGCTCGCTGCCGGACTGCTCGCCAAGAAAGCAGTCGAGAAGGGACTCGAGACTCCAGCCTGGGTAAAGACCTCCCTTGCACCGGGCTCGAAAGTTGTGACTGAGTACTACCGCCAGTCGGGCTTGCTGCCGTACCTGGAGAAGCTGAAGTTCCACGTGGTCGGTTACGGATGCACCACCTGTATCGGGAACTCGGGTCCGCTCCCGGCTGAAATCTCGGAAGCCGTGGGTGAGCACGATCTCGTTGTCGCCAGTGTGCTCAGCGGCAATCGCAACTTCGAAGGCCGCATCAACTCCGACGTGCGCGCTAACTACCTGATGTCACCGCCGCTGGTTGTGGCCTTCGCTCTCGCCGGACGCATCGACTTTGACCCGGTGAACGAGCCACTCGGCAAGGGTAAAGACGGCAAACCCGTTTACTTGCGCGACATATGGCCGACGCAAAAGGAAGTGGACGATACGATTAACGGCGCGGTGCAAGCTTCGCAGTACAAGAAGACCTACAGCGAAGTCTTCGAAGGCGACCATCGCTGGCGTGGGCTCGACGTTCCCAAGGGCCAGACCTTCGCCTGGGACGACAAGTCCACCTACATCAAGCGTGCCCCTTATTTTGACGGCATGAAGATGGAGATCGGCAAGGTCTCTGACATCACCAATGCGCGCGTGCTGGCGAAGCTCGGCCACTCCATCACCACCGACCACATCTCACCTGCCGGATCGATCAAGCCTGATTCGCCGGCCGGGAAATACCTGATCGCACACGGTGTTCAGCCGAAGGACTTCAATTCCTACGGTTCTCGTCGCGGCAACCACGAAGTGATGGTGCGCGGTACGTTCGCGAATACCCGCATCCGCAACAAGATGGTTCCCAACCTCGAAGGCGGATACACCCGCCATCTGCCCAGCGGCGAAGAAATGACCATCTTCGATGCCGCGATGCGCTACATCGAACAGGGCGTGCCGACCATCATCCTGGCCGGCAAGGAATACGGCTCAGGCTCATCCCGCGACTGGGCTGCCAAGGGACCGTCGCTTCAGGGGGTGAAGGCCGTGATCGCGGAAAGCTTTGAACGCATTCACCGGTCCAACCTGGTCGGCATGGGAATCGTGCCGCTTCAGTTCGCGGAAGGTGAAGATGCGGACTCGCTTGGACTCACTGGTGAAGAGACCTTCGACATAGTCGGTCTGCCCGCGCTGCTCGACAACTATCGTGCCGCCAGCAAGGTGACGGTTCGCGCAAAGTCGAAAGACGGCTCGGCCAAGGAGTTCAAGGCCACGCTGCGCATCGACACACCTCAGGAAGTGCTCTATTACAAGCACGGCGGAATCCTGCAGTACGTGCTCCGTCAACTGTTGCAGGGTAAGACGAGCTCGGCGACGTCATAG
- a CDS encoding carboxypeptidase-like regulatory domain-containing protein, translating to MPMRRLAIVAALSLLSLKAFALPGCDGVIHGTVFNQNGSTAPNFRVTLYPLNGAIGIMLPEQRTNAAGKFRFTQVCQGNYTVIPTDRDSGYPFEAHWLYLYSYESLQVAISANKNQADFPLYLPPKPSFVQLDVVDALSREPIQNYTVKIRRERETSDTIVPRTGPNPNLIAIPEYQKFSLSITAEGYNRWRVKSGKGQLANLAPGATVNIQVRLTRLPYLPKPPNRR from the coding sequence ATGCCAATGCGCAGGCTTGCCATCGTTGCAGCGCTGTCTCTCTTATCTTTAAAGGCGTTTGCACTTCCCGGGTGCGATGGCGTCATTCACGGCACTGTATTCAATCAGAACGGCTCGACTGCACCCAACTTCCGCGTAACCCTCTATCCGCTGAATGGCGCTATCGGCATTATGCTGCCGGAGCAGCGTACGAATGCGGCTGGTAAGTTCCGTTTCACGCAAGTCTGTCAGGGCAACTACACCGTGATTCCCACCGATCGGGACTCGGGGTACCCTTTCGAAGCTCACTGGTTGTACTTGTATTCCTACGAGTCGCTGCAGGTGGCGATTTCCGCAAATAAGAACCAGGCGGACTTTCCGCTCTACTTGCCCCCGAAGCCAAGCTTTGTGCAACTCGACGTCGTCGATGCACTGTCGAGGGAGCCCATCCAGAATTACACCGTCAAGATCAGGCGAGAGCGTGAGACGTCCGACACGATAGTTCCGAGGACTGGCCCCAACCCCAACCTGATAGCTATCCCTGAATACCAGAAGTTCTCGCTTTCAATTACAGCCGAGGGATACAACCGCTGGCGGGTGAAATCTGGAAAGGGACAACTGGCCAATCTCGCTCCCGGCGCGACGGTCAATATCCAGGTGCGGCTGACACGACTACCGTATCTTCCTAAACCGCCGAACCGCAGATAA
- a CDS encoding S9 family peptidase encodes MKKASRLLVALFLLGSLSFAQQPSTATIAPNENLISDGVPAVPQSIAEQANRYTEFRTATAFAWHPTKREMLIGTRFADTVQVHRVAMPGGARTQLTFYPDRVGGASYHPKVGDYFLFSKDIGGGEWYQIFRYDVGTGDVTMLTDGKSRNIGGNWSNAGDRIAYSSTRRNRADLDFYTMNPGDKASDKLVVENQGGGWGIADWSPDDKTLLVSEYVSVNESYIWLVDVATGKKTLFTPKGGEKVSYDPIGFSADGKGIYAASDKDNEFKRIAYIDLATKQPKYLTNYPWDVESAELTKNRKLLAFIVNENGLGALHVLDLASGKELKLPKVPVGVLGSLRWHENNRDLAFTVNSAHTPLDVYSIDVATGKMDRWTNSETGGLNAANFVEPQLVKWKSFDGREISGWLYMPPAKFTGKRPVIVNIHGGPEGQSRPTYLGRNNYFINEMGVAILYPNIRGSEGYGKTFIAMDNGFKREESYKDIEELLKWIKQQPNLDGDKIMITGGSYGGHMTLATATRYNDLIACSVDVVGMSNLVTFLEHTEAYRRDLRRAEYGDERDPKMREYLTSIAPMNHVKNITKPMFVIQGANDPRVPKSEADQIVAALKAQGTPVWYLVGKNEGHGFSKKANADFQFYATVMFVEKYLLGEK; translated from the coding sequence ATGAAAAAAGCTTCGCGGCTTCTTGTTGCACTGTTCCTTCTTGGTTCGCTCTCGTTCGCGCAACAGCCATCGACGGCAACGATCGCGCCGAATGAGAACCTGATTTCCGATGGCGTGCCCGCAGTCCCGCAGTCGATTGCCGAGCAAGCGAACAGGTACACGGAGTTCCGCACCGCCACGGCGTTTGCATGGCATCCGACCAAGCGCGAAATGCTGATCGGCACGCGGTTCGCCGATACCGTGCAAGTGCATCGTGTGGCGATGCCCGGCGGAGCGCGCACGCAGTTGACGTTTTATCCGGACCGGGTTGGCGGCGCATCGTATCACCCAAAGGTTGGTGACTACTTCCTGTTTAGCAAGGACATCGGCGGCGGCGAGTGGTACCAGATCTTCCGGTATGACGTGGGAACGGGCGATGTAACGATGTTGACGGATGGCAAGTCGAGGAACATCGGCGGGAACTGGTCGAACGCCGGCGACCGCATTGCGTACTCCTCAACGCGGCGCAATCGCGCAGACCTCGATTTCTACACTATGAATCCGGGCGATAAAGCCAGCGATAAGCTGGTGGTGGAAAATCAGGGCGGCGGGTGGGGGATCGCCGATTGGTCGCCGGATGACAAGACGCTGCTGGTGTCGGAATACGTGTCGGTGAACGAAAGCTACATCTGGCTCGTGGATGTGGCGACGGGGAAGAAAACGCTTTTCACTCCGAAAGGCGGTGAGAAGGTTTCTTACGATCCGATCGGATTCAGCGCCGATGGGAAAGGCATTTACGCCGCCAGCGATAAGGACAACGAGTTCAAACGCATTGCGTATATCGATCTGGCCACAAAGCAGCCGAAATATCTGACGAACTATCCGTGGGACGTGGAGAGTGCGGAACTCACCAAGAACCGGAAGCTGTTGGCGTTCATCGTCAATGAGAACGGGTTGGGCGCATTGCATGTGCTGGACCTGGCTTCCGGCAAGGAATTGAAGTTGCCCAAGGTGCCGGTGGGAGTGCTCGGAAGCCTGCGCTGGCACGAGAACAATCGCGACCTGGCGTTTACGGTGAACTCGGCACACACGCCGCTGGACGTTTATTCCATCGATGTCGCCACTGGGAAGATGGACCGGTGGACGAACAGCGAGACCGGTGGCCTGAATGCGGCAAACTTCGTTGAGCCGCAACTCGTAAAGTGGAAGTCATTTGACGGACGTGAGATTTCCGGTTGGCTGTATATGCCTCCGGCGAAGTTCACGGGCAAGCGTCCGGTGATCGTGAACATTCACGGCGGGCCGGAAGGGCAGTCGAGGCCTACATATCTTGGCCGAAACAACTACTTCATCAATGAGATGGGCGTTGCCATCCTGTATCCGAATATCCGCGGATCCGAAGGATACGGCAAAACGTTCATTGCCATGGACAACGGGTTCAAGCGCGAGGAGTCGTATAAAGACATCGAAGAGCTGTTGAAGTGGATCAAGCAGCAGCCGAACCTCGATGGAGACAAGATCATGATCACCGGCGGCAGCTACGGCGGCCACATGACCTTGGCGACCGCAACGCGCTACAACGATCTGATCGCGTGCTCGGTAGACGTGGTGGGAATGTCGAACCTGGTCACGTTTCTGGAGCATACGGAGGCGTACCGTCGAGACCTGCGGCGCGCTGAGTACGGCGACGAACGCGATCCGAAGATGCGCGAATACCTGACGAGCATCGCGCCGATGAACCACGTGAAAAACATCACCAAGCCGATGTTCGTCATTCAGGGAGCGAATGATCCGCGCGTGCCGAAGAGCGAAGCCGATCAGATCGTGGCGGCACTCAAGGCGCAGGGCACACCGGTCTGGTACCTGGTCGGCAAGAACGAAGGGCATGGCTTCTCGAAGAAGGCCAATGCCGACTTCCAGTTCTATGCGACGGTAATGTTTGTGGAAAAATACCTGCTAGGCGAGAAGTAG